A genomic segment from Bacillus cereus G9842 encodes:
- a CDS encoding zinc-dependent alcohol dehydrogenase family protein — protein sequence MLGTCIQFHKFGNPKDVLQVEYKNIEPLKDNEVFVRMLVRPINPSDLIPITGAYAHRIPLPNIPGYEGVGIVEDVGAGVTRDLIGKRVLPLRGEGTWQEYVKTSADFVVPIPDSIDDFTAAQMYINPLTAWVTCTETLNLQRNDVLLVNACGSAIGHLFAQLSQILNFQFIAVTRNNKHTEELLRLGAAYVIDTSTAPLYETVMTLTNGRGADAAIDSIGGPAGNELAFSLRPNGHFLTIGLLSGIQVNWAEIVTKAKVHANIFHLRHWNNEVSPYKWQETFRHLIRLVENKQLCFMTVHSTYDLADVKAAVDVVQSAEKTKGKVFLTSY from the coding sequence TTGCTTGGAACATGCATTCAATTTCATAAGTTTGGCAATCCAAAAGACGTATTACAAGTTGAATATAAAAATATAGAACCACTGAAAGATAATGAAGTTTTCGTTCGTATGCTAGTTAGACCGATTAATCCATCTGACTTAATTCCCATCACTGGAGCATACGCACATAGAATCCCTTTGCCTAACATACCTGGTTATGAAGGTGTTGGTATTGTAGAAGATGTTGGCGCAGGCGTTACTCGAGACCTTATCGGTAAACGTGTGTTACCTTTACGCGGGGAAGGTACTTGGCAAGAGTATGTGAAGACGTCAGCTGATTTTGTAGTCCCTATCCCTGATTCCATCGATGATTTTACAGCAGCGCAAATGTATATTAACCCTCTTACGGCGTGGGTTACTTGTACAGAAACGTTAAACTTACAACGTAATGACGTTTTATTAGTGAATGCTTGTGGATCTGCTATTGGACATCTATTTGCGCAGTTATCACAAATTTTAAACTTCCAATTCATTGCCGTTACAAGAAATAATAAGCATACAGAAGAATTACTACGCCTTGGTGCTGCATATGTAATTGATACTTCCACTGCCCCGCTTTATGAAACAGTTATGACATTAACAAACGGCAGAGGTGCAGATGCTGCGATTGATTCTATCGGGGGGCCGGCTGGAAATGAATTAGCTTTCTCCTTACGTCCAAACGGGCATTTTTTAACGATCGGTCTTCTATCAGGAATACAAGTGAACTGGGCCGAGATTGTCACGAAAGCAAAAGTACACGCAAACATATTTCATTTACGACATTGGAATAATGAAGTGTCACCATATAAATGGCAAGAAACGTTTCGTCACTTAATTCGTTTAGTAGAAAATAAGCAATTGTGTTTTATGACGGTACATTCTACGTATGACTTAGCAGATGTGAAAGCGGCAGTTGATGTTGTGCAATCTGCTGAGAAAACGAAAGGGAAAGTGTTTTTGACGAGTTATTGA
- a CDS encoding choloylglycine hydrolase family protein produces the protein MCTSLTLQTKNFQHLFARTMDFTLDMNQEVIIIPRRYQWKNITGETIRAKKAVVGMGINHEGRVIMADGVNEAGMTCATLYFPGFATYSNSIDDHKTNLAPFDFVAWSLTQFNSVEELKKSVDNISLIDVPLPVLGITPPLHWILADKWGECIVLEPTTDGIKMYDNPIGVMTNSPEFNWHLQNLRQYIGLKSQPFAPTEWGDVPLSAFGQGSGSMGLPGDFTPPSRFVRAAYGKQNIQGIENEEDGISAIFHILSNCEVPKGAVITEDGILDNTIYTSAMCMESGTYYYHTYDCRQIIAIHLFNENLDTVEIKTYPFQRKQKIFYEN, from the coding sequence ATGTGTACTAGTTTGACGTTACAAACAAAAAATTTCCAGCATCTTTTTGCGAGAACAATGGATTTCACATTAGATATGAATCAGGAAGTAATAATCATTCCTCGGCGTTATCAGTGGAAAAATATAACTGGTGAAACGATCCGAGCGAAAAAGGCTGTTGTCGGAATGGGAATTAATCATGAAGGAAGGGTTATTATGGCGGACGGAGTAAATGAAGCTGGTATGACATGTGCCACTCTCTATTTCCCGGGATTCGCTACTTATAGTAACAGCATAGATGACCATAAAACGAATTTAGCACCATTTGATTTTGTGGCTTGGAGCTTGACGCAGTTTAATTCTGTTGAAGAGTTAAAAAAATCTGTTGATAACATTTCCCTTATAGATGTACCATTACCAGTTTTAGGGATTACTCCGCCACTACATTGGATTTTAGCAGATAAATGGGGAGAGTGTATTGTACTTGAGCCGACAACTGATGGAATAAAAATGTATGACAATCCAATAGGAGTGATGACTAATAGCCCGGAGTTTAATTGGCATTTACAAAATTTAAGACAATATATTGGACTTAAATCGCAGCCATTTGCACCAACCGAGTGGGGAGACGTACCATTAAGTGCTTTTGGCCAAGGTTCCGGATCGATGGGACTTCCTGGAGATTTCACCCCGCCATCAAGATTCGTGCGGGCAGCATATGGCAAACAAAACATTCAAGGTATAGAGAACGAAGAAGACGGGATATCGGCTATTTTTCATATCTTATCAAATTGTGAGGTTCCTAAGGGGGCAGTAATAACAGAAGACGGTATATTAGATAATACTATCTATACAAGTGCAATGTGTATGGAGTCTGGAACATATTATTACCATACTTACGATTGTAGACAAATTATAGCCATTCATTTATTCAATGAAAATTTAGATACAGTTGAGATTAAAACGTATCCGTTCCAGCGGAAGCAAAAAATCTTTTATGAAAACTGA
- the yhaM gene encoding 3'-5' exoribonuclease YhaM, whose amino-acid sequence MKKKIAEYEVGEQVDVFLLIKTATKGLASNGKPFLTVILQDPSGDIEAKLWDVSPEVEKQYVAETIVKVAGDILNYKGRIQLRVKQIRVANENEVTDISDFVEKAPVKKEDMVEKITQYIFEMRNPNIQRLTRHLLNKHQNEFLEYPAATKNHHEFVSGLAYHVVSMLDLAKAISNLYPSLDKDLLYAGVILHDLGKVIELSGPISTTYTLEGNLLGHISIMVNEIGKAADELNIDAEEVLILQHIVLSHHGKAEWGSPKPPLVKEAEILHYIDNLDAKMNMMDRALGRTKPGEYTERVFALDNRSFYKPTFHN is encoded by the coding sequence ATGAAAAAGAAAATTGCAGAATATGAAGTTGGTGAACAAGTCGATGTTTTCTTGTTAATTAAAACAGCGACAAAAGGTCTAGCAAGTAATGGAAAGCCATTTTTAACAGTAATCTTACAAGATCCAAGTGGAGATATTGAAGCGAAGCTATGGGACGTATCACCAGAAGTTGAGAAACAATATGTAGCAGAAACAATCGTTAAAGTAGCTGGTGATATTTTAAACTACAAAGGACGTATTCAATTACGTGTGAAACAAATCCGTGTTGCGAATGAAAATGAAGTAACAGATATCTCGGATTTCGTAGAAAAAGCACCAGTGAAAAAAGAAGATATGGTTGAGAAAATTACGCAATACATATTTGAAATGAGAAACCCGAACATTCAGCGTCTAACAAGACATTTATTAAATAAGCATCAAAATGAATTTTTAGAATATCCAGCAGCGACAAAGAATCATCATGAGTTCGTATCTGGACTAGCTTATCACGTTGTATCAATGCTAGATTTAGCGAAAGCTATTTCAAATCTATACCCATCATTAGATAAAGACTTACTATATGCAGGCGTTATTTTACATGACCTTGGTAAAGTAATTGAACTATCTGGTCCAATTTCTACAACGTATACGTTAGAAGGAAATTTACTAGGCCACATTTCTATCATGGTGAACGAAATTGGTAAAGCAGCAGATGAGCTGAACATCGATGCAGAAGAAGTATTAATTCTTCAACACATCGTCCTTTCTCACCACGGAAAAGCAGAATGGGGTAGCCCAAAACCACCGTTAGTAAAAGAAGCAGAAATTCTGCACTACATCGACAACTTAGATGCAAAAATGAACATGATGGACCGCGCATTAGGACGCACAAAACCAGGCGAATACACAGAGCGTGTCTTCGCACTTGATAATCGTTCGTTCTATAAACCGACGTTCCATAATTAA
- a CDS encoding general stress protein — MNVDRKIVGVFRTIDDAALVINELNDKGYPADNISAIAKDQKEIEHLEEKSGEKVKNETAHKADIFSATGLVAGGVAGGLGGLLTGLGILAISGMGPIVAAGPIAAAIGGAGIGGGAGSLIGAFIGLGIPEEHAKKYEEYIYDGNILILVDATLDDKLEIYKIFDKHNAYNSDFFK, encoded by the coding sequence ATGAATGTAGATAGAAAAATAGTAGGTGTTTTTAGAACAATTGATGATGCGGCACTCGTTATTAATGAATTAAATGATAAAGGATACCCAGCAGATAACATTTCAGCTATTGCGAAGGATCAAAAGGAAATTGAACACCTGGAAGAAAAATCGGGTGAAAAAGTTAAGAATGAAACTGCACATAAAGCAGATATCTTTTCAGCGACAGGGCTTGTAGCAGGAGGAGTAGCAGGGGGACTAGGTGGTTTATTAACTGGCCTTGGTATACTTGCCATTTCTGGAATGGGTCCAATTGTAGCAGCAGGACCAATCGCAGCAGCTATTGGTGGAGCTGGTATTGGCGGAGGAGCTGGAAGTTTAATAGGAGCATTTATAGGATTAGGAATTCCAGAAGAACATGCTAAAAAGTATGAAGAATATATTTACGATGGAAATATATTAATTTTAGTAGATGCAACATTAGATGATAAGTTAGAAATTTATAAAATATTTGATAAGCATAATGCTTATAACTCTGATTTCTTTAAATAA
- a CDS encoding ATP-binding protein, translating into MRIEKLHIYGYGKLENVEMDLSLLTVLYGENEAGKSTIRSFMKSILFGFPTRGQRRYEPKEGGKYGGAMTVQTEKYGRLKIERLPKTASGEVTVYFEDGKTGGEEILNDILSGMNESLFESIFSFDMHGLQNIHQLGEADIGNYLFSASAVGSDALLQLDKKLEKEMDQRFKPSGRKPEINVSLQEMKKLEEKMKEWQGKIGTYEKQVEQLKESEEKLASVRMEKESAEKRKQDYEILAALEPLVIEKRAHEKVLENESGQFPVNGMARYEAIKAKMEPLQLQVDSLHKKIETVQSEIASIQIDEEFLQKESYVEELRMQHMSYENARQEMRDMTGSIANIKEEIAELEQQIGATFEKEAVLAFDMSLATKELITQTVQKARELETQKAQLDDRFKVAQEQLEEQEENIRQIQKQMLVDEERDTLVEKEKSFQDAAFIGMGAERMKRKYEEKAGAAMQKKKQWQRVCLLLLLINTLVLFTSLFIDNRPLLFISVIVFVGIVLALVLYKDPSSGLQEELLTLQQSAGGRQSEEALSVRYQLEKDEEIRKLFERESYKLQQMERAYDKVVSSYEEWERETFQAGEQVDAYKTRYMFPEFYTYAHILPAFERIEKMQQLYRELEKEGTRKSSLYEMISHFEQKLEAVIGSAEYSKLHGAQSRMQNEKEKRQTCKQLKEKLAEWQEEYEFMQEQLKQLLVERNALWNIAETTDEEMFLEAGKLAEKREDAEKQVVRLLPQIDLLEQRLKSLSLAEHYEADGYEEKLKREITVVQNCLAQEKELTERIAKHRMEIANLEEGSTYGDLMHEWEMKKAQVREQVKKWAAYAAAKTVLTKTKQYYHEVHLPRILQKSEEYFVYLTGGRYSKIFSPSEAEPFVVERNDGIRFYSHELSQATAEQLYLSLRFALAKTFEHDYPFIIDDSFVHFDAVRTDRTIELIKEIAKDRQVIFFTCHAHLLAYFTEKQIIKLTHKRKENEL; encoded by the coding sequence ATGAGAATTGAAAAACTCCATATTTATGGGTACGGAAAATTAGAAAATGTGGAAATGGATCTTTCCTTACTGACGGTGTTATACGGTGAAAATGAAGCGGGGAAATCGACAATTCGCTCGTTTATGAAAAGTATTTTGTTCGGTTTTCCGACGAGAGGACAGCGCCGTTATGAGCCAAAAGAAGGTGGGAAGTATGGCGGAGCGATGACTGTACAAACAGAGAAGTACGGTCGTTTGAAAATTGAACGATTGCCAAAGACGGCATCTGGCGAGGTGACCGTTTATTTTGAAGACGGGAAAACGGGCGGCGAGGAAATTTTAAACGATATATTAAGCGGGATGAATGAAAGTTTATTTGAATCGATCTTTTCATTTGATATGCATGGTCTTCAAAATATTCATCAGCTCGGCGAAGCGGATATTGGCAATTATTTATTTTCGGCAAGTGCAGTCGGAAGCGATGCGCTATTACAGTTAGATAAAAAGCTAGAAAAAGAAATGGATCAACGCTTTAAACCGAGTGGGCGTAAACCGGAAATTAACGTGTCACTGCAAGAGATGAAGAAACTTGAAGAGAAGATGAAAGAGTGGCAAGGGAAAATTGGCACGTATGAAAAACAAGTCGAGCAATTAAAAGAAAGTGAAGAGAAACTTGCTTCTGTTCGTATGGAGAAAGAGAGTGCAGAAAAACGAAAGCAAGATTATGAAATATTAGCAGCGCTTGAGCCACTCGTTATTGAAAAGCGTGCGCATGAGAAAGTGTTAGAAAATGAGAGCGGGCAGTTTCCTGTAAACGGAATGGCGCGCTATGAAGCGATTAAGGCGAAGATGGAGCCGCTCCAATTACAAGTTGACTCGCTCCATAAAAAAATAGAGACGGTGCAATCGGAAATTGCCTCGATTCAAATAGATGAAGAGTTTTTACAAAAAGAAAGTTATGTAGAAGAACTTCGTATGCAACATATGTCTTACGAAAATGCACGCCAAGAAATGCGTGATATGACAGGAAGTATTGCGAATATAAAAGAAGAAATTGCAGAACTAGAACAACAAATTGGTGCTACTTTTGAAAAGGAAGCGGTTCTTGCGTTTGACATGAGTTTGGCAACGAAAGAATTAATTACGCAAACCGTACAAAAAGCGCGTGAATTAGAAACGCAAAAAGCACAGCTTGATGATCGTTTTAAAGTAGCGCAAGAGCAATTAGAAGAACAAGAAGAAAATATAAGACAGATTCAGAAACAAATGTTAGTTGATGAAGAGCGAGATACGTTAGTTGAGAAAGAGAAATCGTTCCAAGATGCGGCGTTTATCGGTATGGGCGCAGAGAGAATGAAGCGCAAGTATGAGGAAAAAGCAGGAGCAGCTATGCAAAAGAAAAAGCAGTGGCAAAGAGTTTGTCTTCTGTTACTTCTTATTAACACGCTTGTTTTATTCACGAGTTTATTTATTGATAACCGCCCGCTCTTATTTATTAGTGTTATTGTTTTTGTAGGGATTGTTCTTGCCCTTGTTTTATATAAAGATCCGTCAAGTGGATTACAAGAAGAGCTTCTTACTCTTCAGCAAAGTGCTGGCGGGAGACAAAGTGAAGAAGCGCTGTCTGTGCGCTATCAGTTAGAAAAAGATGAAGAGATTCGGAAGCTATTTGAGCGTGAGTCTTATAAATTGCAGCAAATGGAGCGAGCTTATGATAAAGTCGTTTCATCGTATGAGGAATGGGAGAGAGAAACGTTCCAGGCGGGAGAACAAGTAGATGCATATAAAACGCGCTATATGTTCCCAGAATTTTATACGTATGCACACATATTGCCAGCGTTTGAGCGTATTGAAAAAATGCAGCAATTATATCGGGAGTTAGAAAAAGAAGGCACGCGAAAATCTTCATTATATGAAATGATTTCGCATTTTGAACAGAAACTAGAAGCTGTTATCGGTAGTGCGGAGTATAGTAAGCTACACGGGGCACAAAGTCGTATGCAAAATGAGAAAGAGAAGCGCCAAACTTGTAAGCAGTTAAAAGAAAAACTGGCGGAATGGCAAGAAGAATATGAGTTTATGCAAGAACAATTGAAACAACTGTTAGTAGAACGAAATGCATTATGGAATATTGCAGAGACTACAGATGAAGAGATGTTTTTAGAAGCGGGTAAACTGGCGGAAAAACGTGAAGATGCTGAGAAACAAGTAGTGCGTTTATTACCGCAAATTGATCTGTTAGAACAGCGTTTAAAGAGTTTATCATTAGCTGAACATTACGAAGCTGACGGTTATGAAGAGAAATTAAAGAGAGAAATTACAGTCGTACAAAACTGTCTGGCGCAAGAGAAAGAATTGACAGAGCGCATCGCGAAACATCGTATGGAAATTGCGAATTTAGAAGAAGGTAGTACGTACGGCGATTTAATGCATGAGTGGGAAATGAAAAAAGCGCAAGTACGTGAACAAGTGAAGAAGTGGGCTGCTTATGCGGCCGCAAAGACAGTATTAACGAAAACGAAGCAATATTATCATGAAGTGCATCTGCCTCGTATTTTACAAAAATCAGAAGAGTATTTCGTCTATTTAACGGGCGGACGCTATAGTAAAATCTTTTCACCGTCAGAGGCGGAGCCGTTCGTTGTTGAACGTAACGACGGTATACGTTTTTACAGTCATGAACTAAGCCAAGCGACAGCGGAGCAGTTATATTTATCGCTGAGATTTGCACTTGCGAAAACATTTGAACATGATTACCCATTTATTATTGATGATAGTTTCGTGCACTTTGATGCGGTAAGGACGGATCGAACGATTGAACTAATAAAGGAAATCGCAAAAGATAGACAAGTCATCTTCTTTACATGTCATGCGCATTTACTCGCGTATTTTACAGAAAAACAGATTATAAAATTAACACATAAGCGTAAAGAAAATGAGTTGTAA
- a CDS encoding YhzD family protein, with amino-acid sequence MGVYVLTVFEKDGSKALDESFEAATEKEAKAKGESILQEKGLYEKTHRCTSTAGKLVLFQR; translated from the coding sequence ATGGGAGTATACGTTCTAACAGTCTTTGAAAAAGATGGTTCAAAAGCATTAGACGAATCATTCGAGGCGGCAACTGAAAAAGAAGCAAAAGCAAAAGGTGAATCTATTTTACAAGAAAAAGGATTGTATGAAAAAACACATCGCTGTACATCTACTGCAGGTAAGCTCGTTTTATTCCAGCGCTAA
- a CDS encoding YbjQ family protein produces the protein MIVTTTSGIQGKEIIEYIDIVNGEAIMGANIVRDLFASVRDVVGGRAGSYESKLKEARDIAMGEMKELAKQKGANAIVGIDVDYEVVRDGMLMVAVSGTAVRI, from the coding sequence ATGATTGTAACAACAACTTCTGGAATTCAAGGTAAAGAGATTATTGAGTATATTGATATTGTAAATGGTGAAGCTATTATGGGTGCAAACATTGTCCGCGATTTATTCGCTTCTGTTCGTGATGTTGTCGGTGGTCGTGCTGGTTCTTATGAAAGTAAGCTTAAAGAAGCTCGTGATATCGCAATGGGCGAAATGAAAGAACTTGCAAAACAAAAAGGTGCGAACGCTATCGTTGGTATTGACGTAGATTACGAGGTTGTTCGTGATGGAATGTTAATGGTAGCTGTCAGTGGTACAGCTGTACGTATATAA
- a CDS encoding FadR/GntR family transcriptional regulator, whose product MNMNEKKSFSKVSRRKLVDEVLERLQEKIFSGKYEVGDRLPTEPQLMEELGVGRSTLRESIKILVHAGILEVRQGQGTRIVSLNITQDSFEKRLQAANINHVYEARNMLDKEVAMLAAQRRSDEDLLYLKGHLNKRKNALQEGNYVAYIDADIQFHLAIAKASKNEVLLDLYQSFVPALRHILSQFILNTANYEDNSDIHEKLFQAILKQNTEEARKYAVQNLELK is encoded by the coding sequence ATGAATATGAACGAAAAGAAATCTTTTTCAAAAGTTTCTCGGCGGAAATTAGTCGATGAAGTATTGGAACGTCTACAAGAGAAAATCTTTTCTGGGAAGTATGAAGTTGGTGATCGCCTCCCTACAGAGCCGCAATTAATGGAAGAGTTAGGGGTAGGACGCTCAACGCTACGAGAAAGCATAAAAATATTAGTACATGCTGGCATATTAGAAGTTCGACAAGGACAAGGTACTCGTATTGTCTCACTTAATATAACGCAAGATTCATTTGAAAAACGACTACAAGCAGCTAATATAAATCATGTGTATGAAGCACGAAATATGTTAGATAAAGAAGTAGCGATGTTAGCGGCACAGCGCCGAAGCGACGAGGATCTTTTATACTTAAAAGGACATTTGAATAAAAGAAAAAATGCCCTTCAAGAAGGAAATTATGTAGCATACATAGATGCAGACATTCAGTTTCATCTAGCCATTGCAAAGGCGAGCAAAAACGAAGTTCTACTTGATTTGTATCAATCTTTCGTACCTGCCCTTCGTCACATTTTAAGCCAATTCATATTAAATACAGCGAACTATGAAGATAACTCTGACATTCATGAAAAGTTATTCCAAGCGATTTTAAAACAAAATACTGAAGAAGCACGAAAATACGCTGTTCAAAATTTGGAGCTGAAATAA
- a CDS encoding MFS transporter: MKLKHQERTYLYILALFFVSINLRIGITSVSPVLETIRQDLNISNFSVSFLTAIPVFCMGTFALLTGKVIKKYGAEKSIMACLILIGLATCMRAFTFSISTLFASSLFIGIGIALAGPLLSGFIKEKFPTKIGLMIGIYSVGMGTGASLSSGLTIPLQHVLKGSWNMALAFWGALTIIAIIFWYPIMKRKKKTSTQNKKNNKLPLRNKKAWLFTIFFGLQSGIFYSITTWLAPANQSMGVSSEQAGTLITVFTVIQMICSFLIPTLADIYKNRALWLLGSICFVLVGLSLMIYPLTTPWTPSILLGIGLGGVFPLALMLPLYETKTSEDASAWTAMMQSGGYIMGGFIPVLAGIARDYFDSYTQVFIIMALLSLILLLLTLVMNKKEGEAKNLISA, translated from the coding sequence ATGAAATTGAAACATCAAGAACGAACTTATTTGTATATACTAGCGCTATTTTTTGTTTCTATTAATTTACGTATCGGAATTACATCTGTTTCACCTGTATTAGAAACAATCCGACAAGACTTAAATATAAGCAATTTTTCCGTTAGTTTTTTAACAGCTATTCCTGTTTTTTGTATGGGGACATTCGCCTTACTGACTGGGAAGGTAATTAAGAAATACGGGGCAGAAAAATCAATTATGGCTTGTCTTATTTTAATTGGCTTGGCAACATGTATGAGAGCTTTTACCTTTTCTATTTCCACATTATTCGCGAGCTCTTTATTTATCGGTATTGGAATTGCACTTGCAGGTCCGTTATTATCAGGTTTTATTAAAGAAAAATTCCCTACGAAAATCGGCTTAATGATTGGAATATATTCAGTAGGTATGGGTACTGGTGCTTCTTTAAGTTCAGGATTAACGATTCCTTTACAACATGTATTAAAAGGATCTTGGAATATGGCACTCGCTTTTTGGGGTGCACTAACTATTATCGCCATTATATTTTGGTATCCCATTATGAAACGAAAAAAGAAGACGAGCACACAAAATAAAAAGAATAATAAATTGCCTTTAAGAAATAAAAAAGCATGGTTATTTACAATCTTTTTCGGACTACAATCAGGAATCTTTTATTCCATTACGACTTGGCTTGCGCCAGCAAATCAAAGTATGGGTGTGAGTAGCGAGCAAGCGGGTACTCTTATAACTGTTTTTACAGTGATTCAAATGATATGTAGCTTTTTAATTCCAACATTAGCGGATATTTATAAAAACAGAGCACTTTGGTTATTAGGAAGTATATGCTTCGTACTCGTAGGTTTATCGCTTATGATTTACCCACTAACTACACCATGGACCCCTTCTATTTTACTAGGGATCGGGCTCGGCGGCGTATTTCCACTCGCTCTTATGCTGCCACTATATGAAACAAAAACTTCAGAAGATGCAAGTGCATGGACTGCTATGATGCAATCAGGAGGATATATTATGGGCGGATTCATTCCTGTCCTAGCTGGAATCGCTCGTGACTATTTTGATAGTTATACGCAAGTTTTTATTATAATGGCACTTTTAAGCTTAATTTTACTCCTATTAACTTTAGTCATGAACAAAAAGGAAGGAGAAGCAAAAAATCTTATCTCCGCTTAA
- a CDS encoding metallophosphoesterase family protein, translating into MKQVKFIHAADLHLDSPFKGMEMNVAQSVWERMKQSTFESFERIVDKAIQERVDFVLLAGDLYDAETRSLRAQVFVREQMKRLSQYDIPVFIIHGNHDHLGGSWAAIEFPENVHVFTEPYVEEKSFYKNGELLASIYGFSYLQQAVTDNMTAQYTKMSDAPFHIGMLHGSVEGDAEHNRYAPFQIRELKEKQFDYWALGHIHKREILSEEPYIIYPGNIQGRHRKETGEKGAYLIELTKQGTHCSFFHTADVVWDEIEVCIDGLETVDELMTSMSTAMNDCRREEEGTLLTVVFIGQGPLSPYLRDEKRVEEIFHILASGEERKDFVYVMKWKNETVSFAEIERLKEENHFVGSVLKELEAFTNMDGVLRTIWTSPVARNSIESFTEEEKKEIQKEAENIILEQLFQQERDKK; encoded by the coding sequence GTGAAACAAGTAAAGTTTATACATGCGGCTGATTTGCATTTGGATAGTCCGTTTAAAGGAATGGAGATGAATGTTGCGCAGTCTGTTTGGGAGAGAATGAAGCAAAGTACGTTTGAATCATTTGAGCGTATTGTTGATAAAGCGATTCAAGAGCGCGTTGATTTCGTATTACTAGCTGGGGATTTGTATGATGCGGAGACGAGAAGTTTGAGGGCGCAAGTGTTTGTGCGTGAGCAAATGAAGAGACTTTCGCAGTACGATATCCCTGTTTTTATTATTCACGGTAACCATGATCATTTAGGAGGAAGCTGGGCAGCGATTGAGTTTCCGGAAAATGTTCATGTGTTTACGGAGCCTTACGTAGAAGAGAAATCATTTTATAAAAATGGTGAGCTATTAGCTTCTATTTATGGGTTTAGTTATTTGCAGCAAGCGGTAACGGATAATATGACAGCGCAGTATACGAAAATGAGTGATGCGCCTTTTCATATTGGCATGCTTCACGGAAGTGTGGAAGGAGATGCAGAGCATAATCGCTATGCACCGTTTCAAATTCGTGAGTTGAAAGAAAAACAGTTTGATTATTGGGCTCTTGGCCATATACATAAACGTGAAATTTTATCAGAAGAGCCATACATTATTTATCCAGGGAACATACAAGGTCGTCATCGTAAGGAAACAGGTGAGAAGGGTGCGTACCTTATTGAACTTACGAAACAAGGAACGCACTGTTCATTTTTCCATACGGCAGATGTTGTATGGGATGAGATCGAGGTTTGTATTGATGGACTTGAAACTGTTGATGAACTTATGACGAGCATGTCAACTGCGATGAATGATTGCCGAAGAGAAGAGGAAGGGACGCTTTTAACTGTCGTATTCATAGGGCAGGGCCCACTTTCTCCTTATTTGCGTGACGAAAAGCGTGTGGAAGAGATTTTTCACATTTTAGCATCTGGCGAAGAGCGAAAAGATTTCGTATATGTGATGAAGTGGAAAAATGAGACGGTTTCTTTTGCGGAAATCGAGCGTTTGAAAGAAGAAAATCATTTCGTCGGTAGTGTGCTAAAAGAGTTAGAAGCTTTCACCAATATGGACGGCGTGTTGCGCACCATTTGGACGTCTCCTGTAGCGCGTAATAGTATTGAATCTTTTACAGAAGAAGAGAAGAAAGAGATTCAAAAGGAAGCAGAAAATATTATTTTAGAGCAATTATTCCAGCAAGAGAGGGATAAAAAATGA
- a CDS encoding YflJ family protein, with protein sequence MYFGSKGWYVKELKKLGIRTYEGKKLESYRTHVLSSLLERMKKASA encoded by the coding sequence ATGTATTTCGGAAGCAAAGGTTGGTATGTAAAAGAACTTAAAAAATTAGGTATCCGTACTTATGAAGGTAAAAAACTAGAATCGTATCGTACGCATGTGTTATCTAGTTTACTTGAGAGAATGAAGAAGGCTTCGGCTTAA
- a CDS encoding DUF4028 family protein translates to MIVKILKDSSNSFLCTVQNKNGDQYVKKWFSKHENNKELGRPTFKEVEKDWKENRESFMYPNIKALY, encoded by the coding sequence GTGATTGTAAAAATATTAAAGGATAGCAGTAATAGCTTCCTTTGTACAGTTCAAAATAAAAATGGAGACCAGTATGTGAAAAAGTGGTTTAGTAAACATGAAAATAATAAAGAATTAGGACGACCAACTTTTAAAGAAGTAGAAAAAGATTGGAAAGAAAATAGAGAATCGTTTATGTATCCCAATATTAAAGCGCTTTATTAA